In Romboutsia lituseburensis, a genomic segment contains:
- a CDS encoding ECF transporter S component has product MQVKFREERNCKFIKHRFKILILLITTIFPICLILYTKYDNRNYALISLLFITLSMIPFLMIYELKKPQAREWVPLAVMAALAAIGRVAFAPVPFFKPTSAIIIITASVFGPEAGFLTGAVSALSSNLFFGQGPWTPWQMFSWGIIGFLSGFLIKKNLINNKLKLYLFGGISGFIFGWIMNIWTATSFINEISSESFLSLYASSFPTDLIHSIATIIFLKYLYDPWRAKLKRVKVKFGLVNIE; this is encoded by the coding sequence ATGCAAGTTAAATTTAGAGAAGAAAGAAACTGTAAGTTTATAAAACATAGATTTAAAATACTAATATTACTTATAACTACTATATTTCCTATATGCTTAATATTATATACCAAATATGATAATAGAAATTATGCATTGATAAGTTTATTATTTATTACTTTATCAATGATACCATTTTTAATGATATATGAATTAAAAAAGCCTCAGGCTAGAGAATGGGTACCATTAGCTGTTATGGCAGCTCTTGCCGCTATAGGAAGAGTAGCATTTGCACCAGTTCCATTTTTTAAACCGACATCAGCCATAATAATAATAACAGCAAGTGTATTTGGACCAGAAGCTGGTTTTTTAACAGGTGCTGTATCTGCATTATCTTCAAATTTATTTTTTGGACAAGGTCCTTGGACTCCTTGGCAAATGTTTAGTTGGGGTATAATAGGTTTTTTATCAGGTTTTTTAATTAAAAAAAATTTAATAAACAATAAATTAAAGTTGTACTTATTTGGAGGAATTAGTGGGTTTATATTTGGATGGATAATGAATATTTGGACAGCTACATCATTTATTAATGAGATTTCAAGTGAATCATTTTTATCATTATATGCTTCAAGCTTTCCGACTGATTTGATACATTCAATTGCTACTATCATATTTTTAAAATATTTATATGATCCATGGAGAGCTAAGTTAAAAAGAGTTAAGGTTAAATTTGGTCTTGTAAATATAGAATAA
- a CDS encoding putative ABC transporter permease — protein sequence MRLFLEIILYFFIYSFLGWVSECIYCSIGHKKIINRGFLNGPICPIYGFGALIIIFFLKGYENKILKLFIYGIIVTSILEYVTGYLLETIFNTTWWDYSRKKFNIKGRICLKNSLLFGTMSVILMKIIHKCISSFTLSMPTLFLIFLAINNILLFCIDLSFTIASMNNLKYKLKSLEELTIELRHININTEKINEDNLKGLLENLKNKGEIKTEKIEEIIGKLHIIKNKSINQRRIINAFPNMKHRYSQERFINFKQIIKSKRK from the coding sequence ATGAGATTATTTTTAGAAATTATTTTATATTTTTTTATATATTCATTTTTAGGGTGGGTTAGTGAATGTATTTATTGTTCTATTGGGCACAAAAAAATTATAAATAGAGGATTTTTAAATGGGCCAATATGCCCTATTTATGGATTTGGTGCATTAATTATTATTTTTTTTCTTAAAGGATATGAAAATAAGATTTTAAAACTTTTTATATATGGGATAATAGTAACATCAATACTTGAATATGTAACAGGTTATTTGCTAGAAACAATTTTTAATACAACATGGTGGGATTACTCAAGAAAAAAATTTAATATAAAGGGTAGAATATGTCTCAAAAACTCTTTATTATTTGGAACGATGTCAGTTATATTAATGAAAATAATTCATAAGTGTATATCTAGTTTTACCTTATCTATGCCAACATTATTCTTAATATTTTTAGCTATAAATAACATTTTATTATTTTGTATTGATTTAAGCTTTACAATAGCCTCTATGAATAATTTAAAGTACAAACTAAAATCATTAGAGGAGTTAACTATAGAGTTAAGGCATATAAATATAAATACTGAAAAAATCAATGAAGATAATCTTAAGGGGTTATTAGAAAATCTTAAAAACAAAGGTGAAATAAAAACAGAAAAAATTGAAGAAATTATAGGTAAATTGCACATCATAAAAAATAAATCAATAAATCAAAGGCGAATAATAAACGCATTTCCTAATATGAAACATAGGTATAGCCAGGAGAGATTTATTAATTTTAAACAAATTATAAAAAGTAAGCGCAAATAA
- a CDS encoding sensor histidine kinase has translation MLDTKLKNNKFIVNIVVIISILIASIGMCLVYPKIEKDSDKFGYNIFEEGYRFLEEIHLANYSLYYQCKKYGEEKQIKPSDILVEYSEIYKREHEDDYYVQNDYANYKNEINNKIYNLNKELNTEFKNLEYYAVDKENKEIKKKSNGKIDILLDEKATKNDILSLNNNYNFYIVLDYDENANIKIEKIHGANKEVVLNNLESLQRENRLDMNYESNGATIKPISNMKFIYAVPNKLVAGDKIYDFKTWQENYSYTSASYLYINIAMLFIVLLFIIIPYKELKNIFKFDKFIKIPFEIVAFIVLMAITFIYGSGEIIISPSIKQQLIDFNRIQLDETVKSTLVYLLNMIYWICCFSAIFIGIITTKHMIKIGIRNYLRETCLICKAFRYLKNKIKNLIKWCCDIKLNSEDNKKIIIALLINFVVLSIMCSIWFFGIFGLIIYTVLLYVLVKKYYNKVRQDYLKLLNVTSEISCGNLDIDTNEDLGTFNVLKDEISNIQKGFKNAVDEEVKSQKMKTELISNVSHDLKTPLTSIITYVDLLKDKNLDEEKRALYLDTLDKKSQRLQALIEDLFEVSKATSGNITLNKIDVDVVALMKQTLLELDDKIKESSLIVRSNYPNNKVILSLDSQRIFRVFENLVINITKYAMQGSRVYIDIIENEEFVEISFKNMTKDEITFNINELAERFVRGDKSRNTEGSGLGLAIAKSFIELQGGIFKLSIDGDLFKVVIKFAK, from the coding sequence GTGTTGGATACAAAATTGAAAAACAATAAATTTATAGTAAATATAGTAGTAATAATATCAATATTAATAGCATCAATAGGTATGTGCTTAGTTTATCCTAAAATAGAAAAGGATAGTGATAAATTTGGTTATAATATATTTGAAGAAGGGTACAGGTTTTTAGAAGAAATTCACCTTGCTAATTATTCTTTATATTATCAGTGTAAAAAATATGGTGAAGAAAAACAAATAAAACCATCAGATATTTTAGTTGAATACAGTGAAATATACAAGCGAGAACACGAAGATGATTATTATGTACAAAATGATTATGCTAATTATAAAAATGAAATAAACAACAAAATATATAATTTAAATAAAGAACTTAATACTGAATTTAAAAATTTAGAATATTATGCAGTTGATAAGGAAAATAAAGAAATTAAAAAAAAATCAAATGGAAAGATAGATATATTATTAGATGAAAAGGCAACGAAAAATGATATATTAAGTTTAAATAATAATTACAATTTTTATATAGTATTAGATTACGATGAAAATGCTAATATTAAAATAGAAAAGATACATGGTGCAAATAAAGAAGTTGTATTGAATAATCTAGAATCTTTACAAAGAGAGAATAGATTAGATATGAACTATGAATCAAATGGAGCTACAATAAAGCCTATATCTAATATGAAATTTATTTATGCAGTACCAAACAAATTAGTTGCAGGAGATAAGATATATGACTTTAAAACATGGCAAGAAAATTATTCTTATACATCGGCATCATACTTATATATAAACATAGCTATGCTATTTATAGTATTACTGTTTATAATAATTCCATATAAAGAATTAAAGAATATATTCAAATTTGATAAATTTATTAAGATACCTTTTGAGATAGTTGCTTTTATTGTGTTAATGGCGATTACATTTATATATGGAAGCGGTGAAATAATAATAAGCCCAAGTATAAAACAACAACTTATTGATTTTAATCGAATTCAATTAGATGAAACTGTAAAAAGTACATTAGTATATTTATTAAATATGATATATTGGATATGTTGTTTTTCAGCAATCTTTATAGGTATTATTACGACTAAACACATGATTAAGATTGGAATACGAAATTATTTAAGAGAAACTTGTTTAATTTGTAAAGCTTTTAGATACTTAAAAAATAAGATTAAAAATTTAATTAAATGGTGCTGTGATATAAAATTAAATAGTGAAGATAACAAAAAAATTATAATTGCACTATTAATAAATTTTGTAGTGCTATCTATAATGTGTAGTATATGGTTCTTTGGAATATTTGGATTGATAATATATACAGTTTTATTATATGTATTAGTTAAAAAGTACTATAATAAGGTGAGACAAGATTATTTAAAATTATTAAATGTAACAAGTGAAATAAGTTGTGGAAATTTAGATATAGACACAAATGAAGACTTAGGAACGTTTAATGTATTAAAGGATGAAATTTCAAATATACAAAAAGGATTTAAAAATGCAGTAGATGAAGAAGTTAAAAGTCAAAAAATGAAAACGGAGCTTATATCAAATGTAAGCCATGATTTGAAAACGCCTCTAACTTCGATAATTACTTATGTTGATTTATTAAAAGATAAGAATTTAGATGAAGAAAAAAGAGCATTATATCTAGATACATTAGATAAAAAATCTCAAAGACTTCAAGCATTGATAGAAGATTTGTTTGAAGTTAGCAAAGCTACAAGTGGCAATATAACTTTAAATAAAATAGATGTAGATGTAGTAGCTTTAATGAAGCAAACATTACTTGAATTAGATGATAAGATAAAAGAATCATCTCTTATTGTTAGAAGTAATTATCCTAATAATAAAGTAATACTTTCATTAGATAGTCAAAGGATATTTAGAGTATTTGAAAATCTTGTAATAAATATAACTAAGTATGCTATGCAAGGATCCAGAGTATATATAGATATAATAGAAAATGAAGAATTTGTAGAGATAAGCTTTAAGAATATGACTAAAGATGAAATTACATTTAATATAAATGAATTAGCTGAGAGGTTTGTAAGAGGAGATAAGTCTAGAAATACAGAAGGAAGTGGTCTAGGGCTTGCTATAGCTAAGAGCTTTATAGAGTTACAAGGTGGAATATTTAAGTTAAGTATTGATGGTGATTTATTTAAAGTAGTAATAAAATTTGCTAAATAA
- the nhaC gene encoding Na+/H+ antiporter NhaC, which produces MEDKQKRQATLFDALIPIGCLVLFLGISIFKYEASPHVPLIGGTIVAALIAVCRLGYSWGELEESMFVTIKMAMQAILIIMIIGVLIGTWIISGIVPAMIYWGLEILSPQIFLVATVLICGIVSIATGSSWTTMGTVGVALLGIGQGLGIPAPLVAGAIISGAYFGDKLSPLSETTNLAPAMAGTNLFDHIKFMLYSTVPSLIICLIIYGFMGMKYAGQDLDLSQITLIRETLASSFNTLSPILFIPPIIVITLVIFKVPAIPGLIAGAVLGFVFAIVFQGASIGDIINTAHSGFVSSSGVPAVDDLLSKGGLMSMMSTVSLTICALSLGGILERTGMLQVLASSILRFAKGTFGVVFATMATCVLTNAVAGEQYLSIVIPGRMYKDEYLKRGLHPKMLSRALEDSGTMSSALVPWNTCGAYIYGTLGVSTFAYFPYAFLNLINPLVSLFLIAIKFKIETISEDEIERLQNPEGQNLA; this is translated from the coding sequence ATGGAAGATAAACAGAAAAGGCAAGCTACATTGTTTGATGCATTAATTCCTATAGGATGTTTAGTATTATTTTTAGGTATTTCTATTTTTAAATATGAGGCTTCTCCTCATGTTCCATTAATTGGAGGTACTATAGTTGCTGCACTTATCGCAGTATGCAGATTAGGCTATTCCTGGGGAGAATTAGAAGAAAGCATGTTTGTAACTATAAAAATGGCAATGCAAGCTATTTTAATAATTATGATAATAGGGGTTCTTATTGGAACATGGATAATAAGTGGTATAGTTCCTGCTATGATATACTGGGGACTTGAAATTTTATCACCTCAAATATTCTTAGTTGCAACTGTATTAATTTGTGGAATTGTATCTATAGCCACAGGTTCATCATGGACTACTATGGGAACAGTAGGTGTTGCTCTTCTAGGAATCGGTCAGGGATTAGGAATACCTGCACCATTAGTTGCTGGTGCTATAATATCAGGTGCATATTTTGGAGACAAACTATCTCCACTATCAGAAACAACTAACCTTGCTCCGGCTATGGCTGGTACTAATTTATTTGATCATATAAAATTCATGCTTTATTCTACAGTTCCATCATTGATTATTTGTTTAATTATTTATGGTTTTATGGGAATGAAATATGCTGGCCAAGATTTAGATTTATCTCAAATTACTTTAATTAGAGAAACTTTAGCAAGTTCATTTAATACATTATCACCTATTTTATTTATCCCACCAATAATAGTTATAACATTAGTAATATTTAAAGTTCCTGCAATTCCAGGACTTATAGCTGGTGCTGTATTAGGATTTGTATTTGCTATAGTGTTCCAAGGTGCATCAATTGGAGATATTATTAATACTGCTCACAGTGGATTTGTTTCTTCTAGTGGCGTTCCTGCAGTTGATGACTTATTATCTAAAGGTGGACTAATGTCTATGATGTCTACTGTATCTCTTACAATCTGTGCTCTATCTTTAGGAGGTATTTTAGAAAGAACAGGAATGCTACAAGTTTTAGCTTCATCTATACTACGATTTGCAAAAGGAACATTTGGTGTTGTATTTGCTACAATGGCTACATGTGTTCTAACAAATGCAGTTGCTGGTGAACAATATCTTTCAATAGTCATACCTGGTAGAATGTATAAAGATGAATATTTAAAAAGGGGATTACATCCTAAAATGCTTTCAAGAGCACTTGAAGACAGTGGTACAATGAGTTCAGCACTTGTACCTTGGAATACATGTGGTGCTTACATATATGGTACATTAGGAGTTAGCACATTTGCTTACTTCCCATATGCCTTTTTAAATTTAATAAATCCTTTGGTTTCTTTATTCTTAATTGCTATTAAGTTTAAAATTGAAACTATCTCTGAGGATGAAATAGAAAGATTGCAAAATCCTGAAGGTCAAAACTTAGCTTAA
- a CDS encoding response regulator transcription factor: protein MNNYNILVVEDEKDIALAIQAYLVNQGYNVFIGHNGVDGLEIVEKQNIHLGIVDIMMPKMDGIEFTMKVRENYDFPIMMLSAKSEEIDKITGLNIGADDYVTKPFKPLELLARVNSQLRRYRKFLNMVQKDIKNENLFIIGGLELDTSTKEVSVDGNFIKTTPIEFKILTLLMKNPGRVFSADEIYEKVWKERAVNTDTIMVHVRNIREKIEMNPKDPKYLKVVWGVGYKIEKQ, encoded by the coding sequence ATGAATAATTATAATATTTTAGTAGTAGAGGATGAAAAAGATATAGCATTAGCGATACAAGCGTATTTAGTAAATCAAGGATATAATGTTTTTATAGGACATAATGGAGTTGATGGTCTAGAAATTGTAGAAAAACAAAATATACATTTAGGAATTGTAGATATAATGATGCCTAAAATGGATGGTATAGAATTTACTATGAAAGTAAGAGAGAATTATGATTTTCCTATAATGATGTTATCTGCAAAGTCAGAAGAGATTGATAAAATAACAGGGCTAAATATTGGCGCTGATGATTATGTGACAAAACCATTTAAACCGTTAGAGTTATTAGCTAGAGTAAACTCTCAGTTAAGACGATATAGGAAATTTTTAAATATGGTTCAAAAAGATATAAAAAATGAAAATTTATTTATTATAGGAGGGCTAGAATTAGATACATCAACAAAAGAAGTAAGTGTAGATGGTAATTTTATAAAAACAACTCCTATAGAATTTAAGATATTAACACTTCTTATGAAAAATCCAGGAAGAGTATTTTCAGCAGATGAAATATATGAAAAAGTTTGGAAAGAAAGAGCGGTTAATACAGATACTATTATGGTTCATGTAAGAAATATTAGAGAAAAAATAGAAATGAACCCAAAAGATCCTAAATATTTGAAGGTGGTGTGGGGTGTTGGATACAAAATTGAAAAACAATAA
- a CDS encoding ATP-binding protein, with protein sequence MKQFLDNLDTCVIILDKKLNPVLCNKRLLNKLEINNEDILTLKISVDGKEDKAEINKILKNNEKIKNQKLAVRLITGKKTIELESKIVEDTFLDEDVIIIFSDNVNVINFNENIENTTIENSIKKEINETAKCIERLNKLLDNLEKDQDITKLIKVQDLKKGIEVMLGEIYKSKLIKKDFELLLGISVDLVGSMAINGQIKTSTIAWSKCLGWDEKELLNFNILDIIHEKDKDSFMNILISSDEEVKTVENKIKCKNNTYKCFRWRIKLIKERETFTFTIRDITKDVEEQEKRKQLEDAVALESIKNEFFANMSHEFKTPLNIILGTMQLLTKNYSNNNIVCNNNFDLEKYLKLIKQNSYRLLRLVNNLIDMTRIDNGYYEVRLGNHDIVKIVEDITLSVAQYIEGNGINLIFDTNYEEYIVACDPEKIERILLNLLSNSIKYTKQGGYIHVNLNIDKHNINISVKDNGEGIVEEKLPIIFNRFVQGNHILARPCEGSGIGLSLVKSLVEMHDGNIDVKSKVGLGTEFQFHIPNKKIDSDKYKSIIDASTEGNKIEKCNIEFSDIYGV encoded by the coding sequence ATGAAACAGTTTTTAGATAATTTAGATACTTGTGTAATAATTTTAGATAAAAAGTTAAATCCAGTATTATGCAACAAAAGGTTATTAAATAAATTAGAAATTAATAATGAAGATATATTAACTTTAAAAATATCTGTGGATGGTAAAGAAGATAAAGCTGAAATAAATAAAATTTTAAAAAATAATGAAAAAATCAAAAATCAAAAATTAGCAGTACGATTGATTACAGGTAAAAAAACTATAGAACTTGAAAGCAAAATAGTAGAAGATACTTTTTTAGATGAAGATGTAATAATAATTTTTAGTGATAACGTAAATGTTATAAACTTTAACGAAAATATAGAGAATACAACAATAGAAAATAGTATAAAAAAAGAAATAAATGAAACTGCTAAATGTATAGAAAGACTAAATAAACTACTAGATAATTTAGAAAAAGATCAAGACATAACCAAGTTAATCAAAGTACAGGATTTAAAAAAAGGTATAGAAGTAATGTTAGGGGAAATATATAAATCTAAATTGATAAAGAAAGATTTTGAATTATTGCTAGGGATCTCAGTAGATTTAGTTGGAAGTATGGCAATTAATGGTCAAATAAAAACATCTACTATAGCATGGAGTAAATGCTTAGGATGGGATGAAAAAGAATTATTAAATTTTAATATATTAGATATAATACATGAAAAAGATAAAGATAGTTTTATGAATATATTGATAAGCTCTGATGAAGAAGTAAAAACTGTAGAAAATAAGATAAAATGCAAAAACAATACTTATAAATGTTTTAGATGGAGAATTAAACTAATAAAAGAAAGAGAAACTTTTACATTTACTATAAGAGATATAACCAAAGATGTAGAGGAACAAGAAAAAAGGAAACAGTTAGAAGATGCTGTTGCTTTAGAAAGTATAAAAAATGAATTTTTTGCAAATATGTCTCATGAATTTAAAACTCCTTTAAATATAATATTAGGCACAATGCAATTACTTACAAAAAACTATTCTAATAATAATATAGTTTGTAACAATAATTTTGATTTAGAAAAATATCTTAAATTAATAAAACAAAATTCATATAGATTATTGAGACTTGTAAATAATTTAATAGATATGACTAGAATAGATAATGGATATTATGAAGTAAGGCTAGGAAATCATGATATTGTAAAGATTGTAGAGGATATAACACTCTCTGTTGCTCAGTATATAGAAGGTAATGGAATAAATTTAATATTTGATACTAATTATGAAGAGTATATAGTTGCATGTGATCCAGAAAAGATAGAAAGAATTTTATTAAATTTATTATCAAATTCAATAAAATATACAAAACAAGGTGGATATATACATGTAAATCTTAATATAGATAAACATAACATAAATATATCTGTTAAAGACAATGGAGAAGGTATTGTAGAGGAGAAGCTGCCGATAATATTTAATAGATTTGTTCAAGGAAATCATATATTAGCTAGACCTTGTGAAGGCAGTGGTATAGGTCTATCATTAGTAAAGTCATTAGTAGAAATGCATGATGGCAATATAGATGTTAAAAGTAAGGTAGGATTAGGAACAGAGTTTCAATTTCACATACCAAATAAAAAAATAGATAGTGATAAATATAAATCTATAATAGATGCCTCAACAGAGGGCAATAAAATTGAAAAATGTAATATTGAGTTTTCAGATATCTATGGTGTATAA
- a CDS encoding ABC transporter ATP-binding protein codes for MEILRLDGLKFSYPNKLKKALNKIDISIKEGEFVLICGQSGCGKSTLLRHLKPELRPHGKGNGKIFYYSKNINEYPQQELVSQIGYVLQNPDAQIVTDKVWHELAFGLENLGLDTQTIRIRVAEMASFFGIQGWFRKSISDLSGGQKQLLNLAAIMVMQPKVLILDEPTSQLDPIASKEFIDTLVRINKELSTTIIITEHNLEDIFSIADKVIVMDDGNILCNDTPQKVVDKLYKIKHSMFKAMPTSSKVYSELKIYLDTEHNCPLTVKEGKQWLNDILKNRYINSLNSIEKLHNNLKVNEIVIELKDVWFQYSKNLEPVLRNVSFKVYKGDIYSILGGNGTGKTTTLSIISKQRKAQRGQIFIKGKEIKKYNNKSLYEENLAILPQNPQSLFVQENLKSDLEEVLILKNKSKEQIYEEVNRISELLEICHLLNQHPYDLSGGELQRAGLAKIMLSNPQIILLDEPTKGLDNQSKEDISKVLLKLKSMNVTIILVSHDIEFSARYSDRCAMFFDGMIVSEGTPRQFFLGNNFYTTVANRMTRNIFEDTLIYEDVVKLCKLNLEKKETVSL; via the coding sequence ATGGAAATACTAAGATTAGACGGATTAAAGTTTTCATATCCAAATAAATTAAAGAAAGCATTAAACAAAATAGATATTAGCATAAAAGAAGGTGAATTTGTCTTAATTTGTGGTCAATCTGGATGCGGAAAAAGCACCTTACTTAGACATCTCAAACCAGAATTAAGACCTCATGGAAAAGGAAATGGTAAAATATTTTATTATTCAAAAAATATAAATGAATATCCACAGCAAGAGCTAGTAAGTCAAATTGGGTATGTTTTACAAAATCCAGATGCACAAATTGTAACGGATAAGGTATGGCATGAACTAGCTTTTGGATTAGAAAATTTAGGATTAGATACACAAACAATAAGAATAAGAGTAGCTGAAATGGCAAGCTTTTTTGGAATACAAGGGTGGTTTAGAAAAAGTATATCTGATTTATCCGGAGGTCAAAAGCAGTTACTAAACTTAGCAGCTATAATGGTAATGCAACCTAAAGTACTTATATTAGATGAGCCGACATCGCAACTAGATCCAATAGCATCGAAGGAATTTATTGACACACTAGTTAGAATAAACAAAGAATTATCAACTACTATAATAATAACCGAGCATAATTTAGAAGATATATTTTCAATAGCAGATAAAGTTATAGTTATGGACGATGGAAATATACTATGTAATGATACTCCGCAAAAAGTTGTTGATAAACTTTATAAAATAAAACACAGTATGTTTAAAGCAATGCCAACTTCTAGTAAAGTATATAGTGAACTAAAAATATATTTGGATACGGAGCACAATTGTCCATTAACCGTAAAAGAAGGTAAACAGTGGCTAAATGATATTTTAAAAAATAGATATATAAATAGTCTCAATAGTATAGAAAAACTACATAATAATTTGAAAGTAAATGAAATCGTTATAGAATTAAAAGATGTTTGGTTTCAGTATAGTAAAAATTTAGAACCTGTATTAAGAAATGTATCATTTAAGGTATATAAGGGAGATATATATTCGATATTAGGAGGAAATGGGACAGGAAAGACAACAACTTTATCTATAATATCTAAGCAGAGGAAAGCACAAAGAGGACAGATATTTATAAAAGGAAAAGAAATAAAAAAATATAATAATAAATCTTTATATGAAGAAAATTTAGCTATACTTCCTCAAAATCCACAATCATTATTTGTACAAGAAAACTTAAAATCAGATTTAGAAGAAGTATTAATTTTAAAAAATAAGTCTAAAGAACAGATTTATGAAGAAGTGAATAGAATAAGTGAATTATTGGAAATCTGTCATTTACTTAACCAACATCCTTATGATTTAAGTGGGGGAGAATTGCAACGAGCAGGTCTAGCCAAAATTATGTTGTCTAATCCACAGATAATACTATTAGATGAACCAACAAAGGGTCTAGATAATCAATCAAAAGAAGATATATCTAAGGTTTTACTAAAGTTAAAATCTATGAATGTAACAATAATATTAGTTAGCCATGACATAGAGTTTAGTGCTAGATATTCTGATAGATGTGCAATGTTCTTTGATGGAATGATAGTATCAGAAGGAACTCCTAGGCAATTTTTCTTAGGGAATAATTTTTATACAACTGTAGCAAATAGAATGACTAGAAATATTTTTGAAGATACACTTATTTATGAGGATGTGGTTAAATTATGCAAGTTAAATTTAGAGAAGAAAGAAACTGTAAGTTTATAA
- a CDS encoding energy-coupling factor transporter transmembrane component T: MERALGAYHPLVSFTYFVVVIGTSMLCMHPIFVVISLISGTLYSFIINREKTKQILKFSSLMIILITLANVIFVNRGVTVLFYLRGNPITLESFLYGILSGLMMACVIVWFSCYNEIVTSDKFLYIFGKTLPSIALMASMTLGLIPKLINQTKVIASTQKTIGIDYEEGTIIKKIKSSMRILSIVVTWALEDAVQTADSMKARGYGIKGRTNFTIFIFIKRDIIMLGFIWIVAVFLGSAYSNGYCQLLFYPTIQSIRLDTLSTILYLSFFIITIIPIVLELWEGYKWKY, from the coding sequence ATGGAAAGGGCATTAGGCGCATATCATCCGCTTGTTAGTTTTACATATTTTGTAGTAGTGATTGGAACATCTATGTTATGCATGCATCCTATATTTGTAGTAATATCACTTATTAGTGGAACACTATACTCATTTATAATTAATCGGGAGAAGACAAAGCAAATATTAAAATTTTCTAGTTTGATGATTATTTTAATTACATTAGCAAATGTAATATTTGTAAACAGAGGTGTAACAGTTTTATTTTATTTAAGAGGAAATCCAATAACTTTAGAGTCTTTTTTATATGGAATATTATCTGGATTAATGATGGCTTGTGTAATTGTATGGTTTAGTTGTTATAACGAAATTGTTACTTCGGACAAGTTTTTATATATATTTGGGAAAACTCTGCCTTCTATTGCATTAATGGCGAGTATGACTTTAGGGCTTATACCTAAGTTAATAAATCAAACTAAAGTAATAGCTAGCACACAAAAAACAATAGGTATTGACTATGAAGAAGGTACTATAATAAAAAAAATAAAGAGTAGTATGAGAATATTATCAATAGTAGTAACATGGGCATTAGAAGATGCAGTTCAAACAGCTGATTCTATGAAAGCTAGAGGGTATGGAATAAAAGGAAGAACTAATTTTACAATATTTATATTTATTAAAAGGGATATAATAATGCTTGGGTTTATATGGATTGTAGCCGTATTTTTAGGATCTGCATATTCAAATGGATATTGTCAATTATTATTTTATCCAACTATACAATCGATAAGATTAGATACATTATCTACAATATTATATTTATCATTTTTTATTATAACTATAATACCGATTGTTTTAGAACTATGGGAGGGATACAAATGGAAATACTAA